The region GAAAAGTTGGATAGTACAGAAAACAGTGGTAACCACTCAAataatgcagaaacaaaggcagtaaaagcgGAGTCCCAGCTCACAACAATGCTGTTTTgtggtaaaagtagggtcctAGGTtcggaaaatggaaagagaagttGTGCAACGTCACCaggggtctgttggatatgccagatggtgAGATCAGTGGTCGGAttattgagactgtactgtaccagTTTTTTCTATGCTTGCCGTGAACCATCTTGCCAGTAATCTGCTCTCTcgggctgcaactatcaatctcTAATTTTTATTCTTTGGTTCTCTtcttaaccattcatgtgtctgGGCTTGATCCATATATGGTTCCTGGAGTTGCAAGTTATGAGGGACAATTTCAATAtaatgtctaaatccaactttggacgttttatgtgggtacagtgggttttggagtgctgaCACTTTTCATCACAAGAGTgcgatatgggcctgggttcccttctctacagtgtactgaAATGATCACTAggtactctagggacctgcttactgctctaataggactggctgtaacatctgatgctgtcatagagcctggtatgtactgtttcttttacatctttgggggttgggagatggtcagtgaccactgggggagtaaggggaggggttATGTCTTAAtacctccaatggtcatctggtcatttagggcactattctgacttagttgtgataaaaaagaggtctagaccaaaatgtctaaattgTAGTCctcaatgtttttgttttgttccattatggcagaaaaacttccaaagttTTGGGTTCGCCCAAAATCTCGCCCCGACACACCCATTtgcgatttggatgcactgcagacgaattgcatagaaaagcattttaaaaatgtgtttcaaaaatagcaatctgGATGCTTTGGCAACATCTATCTGTTgttttgtgccacttttttggatgcttttctttttgaaaatgaacgCCTATATTTCCCACTGAATTTGTACATTTGCCATTTGTTTTTCCATGTTTGCTGATCAActtctttttctcctgctttgcaTATTCTGTTGGTTCCATCCGTGCACTTACAGTTAGATTCTCACATATTCCTTTTGCTTACTGGAATACCTGTCCAAGCTTAATGATGGAACTAGATTCTGGAAGCAAGCTCTGAAACTTCAGCACTTTTTGCATGTCTGGATGTGCTGACGCTTTAAATAGGGCTGGAGACATATGATGCTAGCTCTATATGTATAATCTATTTTTATTAGGAGTGAGCAACAATTCAAAAtgttaatcacatgattaatcacACTTAATCAAGGCATGCAATTTGGGCATAtgcttttcaatttgtttttgtaATGTTGACCCAAACATCCTTGTGAACAAATGCTCAGCATGGCTGTTTATCCTTTACAACATGCTATTCAATTAGGGGTGGTcaacaataaaaaaatttaaTCAAAATTAATCGTGGTAATTATACATTTTAATCATATGATTAGTCGCACCTCTGAACTGGATGACTTGATACTGGTAAATTCCCACGGCACAGAAACtttttaaacctgctgaatataAATGAAAAGTTGCATACACACACTTCCATTCCACAGCACAttgctccctcttccctccataCAGGTTCctatctttctcctctcctgctgcatccttcccTTTCAGCTCCCTTTCTGCTGTTAAACCTGTTACCTCTGACACACagacacccatttctctcctctcctgctgctgaAGTACACAAGTCCAgcatccaccccccctcccccccacacacacacacttatcttAAACATTTATATGGCTGTTCAGGGGGTCTCTGGCAGCAATTCCACATGCTACTTGCAACTGACGCCGATGCCTTCCCTCTGCTACGTTACGCCaaggtgaaataggataggcagAGGACAGAAAGCAATGGCGAGCGACACACAGGAGTTAAAAGTTTTGATCATGATAAAAAAATTTATTCAGagttaacattttaaaaaatgaattgcATTAATAGTGCACTAAATGCCCACCCCTAATTTTCATGATATCTGTTCCTTCTTTAGATCTAGGAATGCACAGTCTTGGCATACAGTGATTTTAACAGACCACCTCATGAGaatggaggagttttcttgttcaATTTTTCAAGGTACTTAAGAGGCCAGTCCAAAATTCCAAAGCTATACAATAGTACAAGAATCACAAGCCGGTTGAtggtttgtattttatttttgatgttaGAGCACTTTTCAGTATCAATTTTAATCTCCTGTTTCTTTACTGGTCTTCTCTCTTACTGGCCCAATGTTCAGTGCTATTTATGCGGCCAGGAatagctaagcgctaatattcagagtGAGATAGTCAGTcaaataacaggcctatctttggctgctataaacttaagtggccagcgctgaatattgacttggctgtttaagtttaaaccagccaacatcccctccccccacctcccgtaAGCTGAATATTGGTGAATCAGTTCTTTATGCTGGATTTTTGTCTTCCATGTGAGTCATTTTATGCCTTTTCAGATGAGCTTTCTgaatgaaacatttatcacaatcagaacatttaaatggtttgtctccCATGTGAATCTTTTCATGCCTTTGCAGGTCCGTTTTCCAACTAAaacctttatcacattctgaacatttaaatggtttgtctccAGCATGAGTCATTCTATGTAGCTGGAGGCTAGCTTTCcttgtgaaacatttatcacattcagaacatttaaatggtttgtgtcCTGTATGGGTCATTTTATGCAGTTGCAGATGGGCTTTCtgactgaaacatttatcacattcacaacatttaaatggtttattTCCTGTGTGATTCATTGTATGCAGTTGCAGATCAACTTTCTGCCTGTAACATTtatcattcagaacatttaaatggtttgtctccCATGTGAATCATTTCATGCCTTTGCAGGTCCCTTTTCCCACTaaaacctttaccacattcagaacatttaaatggtttgtctccAGCATGAGTCATTCTGTGTAGCTGTAGACTAGCTTTCCTTGTgaagcatttatcacattcagaacatttaaatggtttgtctccCATGTGAATCATTTCATGCCTTTGCAGTTCACTCTTCTGACAAAaagatttatcacattcagaacatttaaatggtttgtgtcCTGTATGGGTCATTTTATGCAGTTGCAGATGGGCTTTCCGACTGAAACATTTATTACAAtcaaaacatttaaatggtttctctccactATGActcattttatgcctttgcaagtCCCTTTTCtgactgaaacatttatcacattctgaacatttaaatggtttgtttCCTGTGTGGTTCATTGTATGCAGTTGCAGATCAGCTTTCCGCCtgtaacatttatcacattcagaacatttaaatggtttgtctccGGTGTGAGTTATTTTATGCCTTTCCAGGTCCCTTTTCtgactgaaacatttatcacattctgaacatttaaatggtttgtccCCCACGTGAGccattttatgcctttgcagttcaCTCTTCTGACAGAaagatttatcacattcagaacatttaaatggtttgtgtcCTGTATGGGTCATTTTATGCAGTTGCAGATGGGCTTTCCGCCtgtaacatttatcacattcagaacatttaaatggtttgtctccGGTGTGAGTTATTTTATGCCTTTCCAGGTCCCTTTTCtgactgaaacatttatcacattctgaacatttaaatggtttgtccTCCACGTGAGCCATTTTATTATGCCTTTGCAGTTCACTCTTCTGACAGAaagatttatcacattcagaacatttaaatggtttgtctccAGCATGAATCATTCTGTGTAGCTGTAGGCTAGCTTTCcttgtgaaacatttatcacattctgaacatttaaatggtttgtcttGGTTGGTGGTATcatcaaatgggttagttttgtgtttagctcgACAGTCATGAACCTCAGTCTCTAACCTGGGTATGTTGTGCTCAACAAAATGTGAGTCTGCAATGAACATAAGTTCTTGAGTAtcagcacttttaaaatctctctgCTCTTGTTTGAGATCTTCAGTTTGTACAAGTCTTGGGCTGTAGTTGGAATTTCTCTCTTGTGAATTTGATCTCTCTCCTTTTTGGACTATATCTTTCACTCTGGTTAGTGTTACACTATTGATTCTTCCGTCAAAGTCAATTGAAGGATTTGGGCTGTTTTTGAGGGACTTTTTGTGTTTCCACTGCTGCCCATGACACATTCTCATTCTCTTACTATTATTCCTAAATCCATCATCTGTTGGATAAAAATGAGAGTATGATTATTAATATTACTACTTTGGAGAAAGACACATATAAGGAACTATCCCCATATGATTATTTAGGGATGATATTTACTTGGCTAAGGTTCCATATGGTGTGTAACAGGAAGTGGTACTGCTTGTAGTCAGTTACAGGTGGGCTATGGCACTGGAACAGAGggacaaaaaacaaacaggaagaagcCTCTACACAAATCTAACAGGAGCCAAAAGAAAGTAGAGGATGACGACCAACCAGGGAGATGAATCTTAAAAATTCTTTAACAAAAGCACCAGGATGTAGAtttgacacgagtcgtgtttcggcggACGCAGccactgcctcaggggtcacaatcaaactCTAAAAGTTAAAGCTGTAAGTAATGACTGGTGCAGCATCAAAGTTCAATGTACCACCGCTGTTAACCAGCTGTTCAGGGTTTGTACTATGGGAGCACAAAAATACCATCAAGGATACAATGCTCCCATAGTACAAACCTTGAACAGCTGGTTAACAGTGGTGGTACATTGAACTTTGATGCTGCACCAGTCATCATTACATACAGCTCTAGCTTTTAGAGTTTTgatttttacccctgatgcaggcagctgcgtctgccgaaacacagcccatgtcgggtctacaTGCTGGTGCTTTTATTATAGAAATTTTAAGACTCATCTCCCTGGTTGGTCATcatttgtgtcatcctctacttttcTTTGGCACATGATCAGAGGGAAACAAACCATATCTGATCTCACCCTGCTGGTTCTGTGCACCTCATCCTCACCTCTAGATATTGCAATGATTCCCTTTACTCTGATTACAGTCGCTAATCAAAAACTCTACAACACCCTGCTGGAGACCCAAGATTCAATCAATCGAAGCTATA is a window of Microcaecilia unicolor chromosome 2, aMicUni1.1, whole genome shotgun sequence DNA encoding:
- the LOC115463760 gene encoding gastrula zinc finger protein XlCGF26.1-like isoform X2; the protein is MSALVFDQASVMFSDVAAYFLEAEWNILGEWQKELYKKVIMEIHRFLISQGYSILNPDVIFKIKKEDEKYFTQHCEWERKENMNDLRMNLPIVTSVFSLSVKQEEDLPFVDHPESETSKQINLPVIDVKPDIVIRFIDEDLRTEPQGSEERVNLPSVGLCEKLHEIDDGFRNNSKRMRMCHGQQWKHKKSLKNSPNPSIDFDGRINSVTLTRVKDIVQKGERSNSQERNSNYSPRLVQTEDLKQEQRDFKSADTQELMFIADSHFVEHNIPRLETEVHDCRAKHKTNPFDDTTNQDKPFKCSECDKCFTRKASLQLHRMIHAGDKPFKCSECDKSFCQKSELQRHNKMAHVEDKPFKCSECDKCFSQKRDLERHKITHTGDKPFKCSECDKCYRRKAHLQLHKMTHTGHKPFKCSECDKSFCQKSELQRHKMAHVGDKPFKCSECDKCFSQKRDLERHKITHTGDKPFKCSECDKCYRRKADLQLHTMNHTGNKPFKCSECDKCFSQKRDLQRHKMSHSGEKPFKCFDCNKCFSRKAHLQLHKMTHTGHKPFKCSECDKSFCQKSELQRHEMIHMGDKPFKCSECDKCFTRKASLQLHRMTHAGDKPFKCSECGKGFSGKRDLQRHEMIHMGDKPFKCSE
- the LOC115463760 gene encoding gastrula zinc finger protein XlCGF26.1-like isoform X3, whose protein sequence is MCSLDVKPDIVIRFIDEDLRTEPQGSEERVNLPSVGLCEKLHEIDDGFRNNSKRMRMCHGQQWKHKKSLKNSPNPSIDFDGRINSVTLTRVKDIVQKGERSNSQERNSNYSPRLVQTEDLKQEQRDFKSADTQELMFIADSHFVEHNIPRLETEVHDCRAKHKTNPFDDTTNQDKPFKCSECDKCFTRKASLQLHRMIHAGDKPFKCSECDKSFCQKSELQRHNKMAHVEDKPFKCSECDKCFSQKRDLERHKITHTGDKPFKCSECDKCYRRKAHLQLHKMTHTGHKPFKCSECDKSFCQKSELQRHKMAHVGDKPFKCSECDKCFSQKRDLERHKITHTGDKPFKCSECDKCYRRKADLQLHTMNHTGNKPFKCSECDKCFSQKRDLQRHKMSHSGEKPFKCFDCNKCFSRKAHLQLHKMTHTGHKPFKCSECDKSFCQKSELQRHEMIHMGDKPFKCSECDKCFTRKASLQLHRMTHAGDKPFKCSECGKGFSGKRDLQRHEMIHMGDKPFKCSE
- the LOC115463760 gene encoding gastrula zinc finger protein XlCGF26.1-like isoform X1, with amino-acid sequence MSALVFDQASVMFSDVAAYFLEAEWNILGEWQKELYKKVIMEIHRFLISQGYSILNPDVIFKIKKEDEKYFTQHCEWERKENMNDLRMNLPIVTSVFSLSVKQEEDLPFVDHPESETSKQINLPVIGSLDVKPDIVIRFIDEDLRTEPQGSEERVNLPSVGLCEKLHEIDDGFRNNSKRMRMCHGQQWKHKKSLKNSPNPSIDFDGRINSVTLTRVKDIVQKGERSNSQERNSNYSPRLVQTEDLKQEQRDFKSADTQELMFIADSHFVEHNIPRLETEVHDCRAKHKTNPFDDTTNQDKPFKCSECDKCFTRKASLQLHRMIHAGDKPFKCSECDKSFCQKSELQRHNKMAHVEDKPFKCSECDKCFSQKRDLERHKITHTGDKPFKCSECDKCYRRKAHLQLHKMTHTGHKPFKCSECDKSFCQKSELQRHKMAHVGDKPFKCSECDKCFSQKRDLERHKITHTGDKPFKCSECDKCYRRKADLQLHTMNHTGNKPFKCSECDKCFSQKRDLQRHKMSHSGEKPFKCFDCNKCFSRKAHLQLHKMTHTGHKPFKCSECDKSFCQKSELQRHEMIHMGDKPFKCSECDKCFTRKASLQLHRMTHAGDKPFKCSECGKGFSGKRDLQRHEMIHMGDKPFKCSE